A DNA window from Neochlamydia sp. AcF84 contains the following coding sequences:
- the sufC gene encoding Fe-S cluster assembly ATPase SufC codes for MTHLSQALIEIKNLHANVENKPILKGLNLTVQPGEIHAIMGPNGAGKSTLAKVLAGHPAYEITSGEILFKGQNIVELAPEDRAHAGIFMSFQYPLEIPGVSNLQFLHASYNSVLKAKGNPEMPLVEFEKSLDEIMKRMEIKTEFKERSLNEGFSGGEKKRNEILQMAVLQPALAILDETDSGLDIDAMRIVARGVNQLMNPQMGLILITHYQRLLDYIKPNVVHVMVEGKIVQSGGPELAHQLEDKGYDWLVPAPQSEALR; via the coding sequence ATGACTCACCTTTCCCAAGCGCTAATAGAAATTAAAAATCTTCATGCCAATGTAGAAAACAAACCTATTTTAAAAGGATTAAACTTAACTGTACAACCCGGTGAAATTCATGCCATCATGGGTCCTAACGGTGCAGGAAAATCTACCCTTGCAAAGGTCTTAGCAGGCCATCCGGCTTATGAAATTACATCTGGGGAGATTTTGTTCAAAGGCCAAAATATAGTGGAATTGGCCCCAGAAGATAGAGCCCATGCAGGAATTTTTATGAGCTTTCAATATCCTTTGGAAATTCCTGGGGTTAGTAATCTGCAGTTCTTACATGCCTCTTATAATTCTGTATTGAAAGCCAAAGGTAACCCTGAAATGCCTTTAGTAGAGTTTGAGAAATCTCTCGATGAGATTATGAAACGTATGGAAATTAAAACGGAATTCAAAGAACGTAGCCTGAATGAAGGCTTTTCAGGGGGAGAAAAAAAACGCAATGAAATCTTACAAATGGCTGTTTTACAGCCTGCGCTTGCGATCTTAGACGAGACTGACTCAGGGCTTGATATTGATGCCATGCGTATTGTGGCTCGAGGTGTCAATCAATTGATGAATCCTCAGATGGGCCTAATTCTTATCACTCACTATCAACGGCTTCTCGACTATATTAAACCGAATGTTGTCCATGTCATGGTAGAAGGAAAAATAGTGCAATCCGGTGGTCCTGAATTAGCCCACCAGCTAGAAGATAAAGGGTACGATTGGTTAGTGCCGGCCCCTCAAAGCGAGGCCCTAAGATGA
- the sufD gene encoding Fe-S cluster assembly protein SufD → MITESYTDQQAFQQMLQKMYVEAIEEKDPTQKLKEKAWLRFLEIGLPTRQSEVFQYLRLRNLYIQAFEPARVIPLSADSIAPHILPECVGSVLVMINGNYYPELSNLSALPKRMVILPLKEAWRTYGSFLNNQWNKLLKEEKDPFAILNAALHRQGIFIYAPPKTLVDVPLQLLHFNSHETDLSLWTNPRIQGFMGAHSQLDLIATHVDGPGKHFLSNISIEVAMDEESHLRYFQAPFEILNKHWYFEAFRANLKKGSTFKSVLASKGATSLRNDYRVVLAGENAEASLNGLWMLSDQAEAHANILVEHQAPYCRSMQLFKSVLNDASHSSFEGKILVHQAAQKTQAFQLNSNLLLSDKAKAESKPNLEIFADDVKASHGATMGQLDAEQLFYLRTRGYSEKAAKNLLVYGFCKEIIEMIPYPSLMNAINKQAYRYLMQEPGDETSFF, encoded by the coding sequence ATGATCACGGAGAGCTATACCGATCAACAAGCTTTTCAGCAGATGCTTCAAAAGATGTATGTTGAGGCTATTGAAGAAAAAGATCCTACACAAAAGCTTAAAGAAAAAGCCTGGCTGCGTTTTTTAGAAATCGGTTTACCCACTCGCCAATCTGAAGTTTTTCAATATCTTCGTTTAAGAAATCTTTACATACAAGCCTTTGAGCCCGCGCGCGTTATCCCCTTATCTGCTGACTCTATTGCACCGCACATTTTGCCCGAATGCGTGGGCTCTGTTTTAGTGATGATTAATGGAAATTATTATCCAGAGTTATCTAATTTGTCTGCTCTTCCTAAAAGAATGGTTATTCTACCTTTAAAGGAAGCTTGGCGGACTTATGGAAGCTTTCTAAACAATCAATGGAATAAACTGCTCAAAGAAGAAAAAGATCCTTTTGCAATTCTTAATGCGGCGCTGCATCGTCAAGGAATCTTTATCTACGCTCCCCCTAAAACCCTGGTAGATGTCCCTTTGCAGCTATTACATTTTAATAGCCATGAGACCGACCTTTCTCTATGGACAAACCCGAGAATCCAAGGCTTCATGGGGGCTCACTCCCAGCTTGATTTAATAGCCACTCACGTGGATGGGCCAGGAAAGCACTTTTTATCCAATATTTCTATCGAAGTGGCAATGGATGAAGAATCTCACTTACGCTACTTCCAAGCTCCTTTTGAAATTTTAAATAAACATTGGTATTTTGAAGCTTTTCGCGCTAACCTCAAAAAAGGTAGTACCTTCAAATCTGTTTTGGCTAGCAAAGGCGCTACTTCTTTAAGGAACGACTATCGAGTAGTTCTCGCCGGAGAAAATGCAGAGGCTAGCTTAAATGGCCTTTGGATGCTTTCTGATCAAGCAGAAGCCCACGCAAATATTTTAGTGGAACATCAAGCCCCTTACTGCCGCTCCATGCAGCTTTTCAAAAGTGTTTTAAACGATGCTAGCCATTCTAGCTTTGAAGGCAAAATTTTAGTACATCAAGCTGCCCAGAAGACCCAAGCTTTTCAGCTGAATAGCAACTTACTGCTTAGTGATAAAGCTAAAGCTGAGAGTAAGCCTAACCTCGAAATATTTGCAGATGATGTTAAAGCCTCCCATGGAGCTACCATGGGACAGCTCGATGCAGAACAGCTTTTTTACTTAAGAACACGGGGGTATTCAGAGAAAGCCGCTAAAAATCTTTTAGTCTACGGCTTCTGTAAAGAAATCATTGAGATGATCCCCTACCCTTCTCTTATGAATGCCATTAACAAGCAAGCCTACCGATACCTTATGCAGGAGCCAGGCGATGAAACTAGCTTCTTTTGA